Below is a genomic region from Pseudarthrobacter sulfonivorans.
GTCCAACGCCATCCTGACCTCGGCCAGCCGCGAACTAACCCAGGAACTCCAGATCAACCGTGCCGCGTCGCTCAACCGCCTGGCACAGGTGGCGTTCGACGCAGCTTCCGTCGGCGAGACCGCTCAATTGCAGACGGAGATGGACCGGTATTCCGAGCTCTACGGCGAAGGAGTCCTGATCCGCCTCCAGCAGGGCACCCTGCGATCCGGCGGCCTGAGCGAGGACCGGCCCGACGTCCGGGACGCCGTGGCCAGGGCGAACCTGAACCTCAGCGACACCACGCTCAGCCCGCTGCAGCCGTTCGGGCCTTCCTCTGAGGTGATCTCCCGCTCCTTCGGCAGCGCGAGCCAGGTCCTGGGTGAGGCCGTCCTCGAGGTCAACCTGGACGCCGCCCGGCAGAAACTGCGGGGGCGGTGGCTCATCGTCGCATTGGCGGGGGCGGCGCTGGCTGCGGTGCTTCTGCTGGGTGCGGCCCGCGTGACCGAGTGGGTGCTGCGCCCCGTACATCGGCTGAACGCCGCCGTCACGGAGCTTGAGGCAACAGGCCGGACCGGTCAGCTTCCCGAGGCCGGGCCCCCGGAACTTCGGGAACTGAGCCGTTCATTCACCACCATGGCGCAGACCGTTAGCCACAGCCTCGACTCCCAGCGGCAACTGATAGCTGACACGTCGCACGAACTGCGCAATCCCGTGGGCGCCCTGCGGCTCAGGATCGATCTGCTGCAGCTGGAACTGAAGACCGCCCGGGAACACGACGCCGCGGCAGGGGTGCTGGCCGAGCTCGAACGTGTCGAGGAGATCCTCGACGGGGTGCTTCGGCTGGCGGCCGCCGAGCACCGGGCGTCCGAGGACTCCGCCCGGGGCCCGCTGAGAACCCCGTCGCGTGACGTTCAAGCTCCGCTTGATCCCTACCCGGTCCTGCAGGAAGAAACCGAACGGGCGGGCCCCGCCGCCCAGCGCGGCGGAGCATCGATCCTGCTGGCAGATCCGCCGGCCCCCGCCGTGCACATCGCGTGCAGCGCCGCAGAGCTGGCCCAGATGGTCGGCGAACTTCTGAACAACGCCATCAAATACGCTCCCGACGCCCACATCTCGGTTGCCGCCCGCGAGCGCCAAGGAACGGTTTCCATCGAAGTGTCCGACGACGGCCCCGGGCTTTCCGCCGACGAACGGACAGCGGCCACCAGCCGCTTCTGGCGGTCCCCGGCGCACCGGAAGATCCCCGGCACCGGGCTGGGCATGACCATCGTGGACAAGCTGGCAGCCGCCAACGGTGGCCAGCTCGTGCTTGCAGAGGCCTCGCCGCATGGCCTGATCGCGCGCATCGAGTTTCCTCGCGCCGCGGATGTGCCTGGGCTTTTTGCCGGGCCGGAGCAGGCCGGGCCGGAGCAGGCCGGGCCGGAGCAGGCGGCACCGCGTGGGTGACCTGACCGGGGGGCGCCTGACCGGAGCGCGGGCCCTGCCCCCGCGGCCTGAGGTGCTCCCTTGTCCCCCGCGGCGGACCGTCCTCAAGGCCGGCGTCGCGGCCGGGTTGTCCGGACTGCTCCTGCCGGCCCTCAGCGCGTGCACGCCCACTGACCGCCCGGGCACCGTCACTGTGGCCGGCGGCGAGCCCGGAGGCTTCTACCTCGAGTTCGCCGAGCTGCTGGCGGCGTCCCTCCAGCGTCACGGCGTTGCCGGCCAAGCCACGGCCCTGACTACCGGCGGCAGCCTGGACAACCTCGAACATCTGCTGACCGGCAAAGCCACGTTCGCCGTCGCGCTCGCGGATTCGGCTGCCCAAAGCACAGCGGCGGGTGAGCCGCCCGCCGTCGGACTCTCCGCCGTCGGAAAGGTGTACGAGAACTACGTCCACTGCGTCATCCGGCACAACAGCGAAATCCGGGACATTAGCGGGCTTGCCGGCCGCACCGTGGCTGTCGGCGAGCCCGGCTCGGGGACGTCGCTGACCACTCCGCGGCTGCTTGAGGCTGCCGGACTGAGCAGCACTGCGGGCACCGCCGGCGGCGTCACGGTGCTGAGCCTCGGCCTCAACGAGGGCCTCGCGGCACTGCGGGACGGAACGGTGGACGCGCTGTTTTGGTCAGGTGGCGTGCCTACCGCCGCCATTGCCGCCGCGAACGACGACGTCGGGCTGGGTTTCCTGGATCTGTCGCCGCTGCTGCCGGCACTGCGGGCCAAATACGGCGTCTTCTACGACCGGGTGCTGATCCCGGCGGGCGCCTACGCGGGCATTCCGTCCGTGTGGACCGTGGGAGTGGCGAACCTGCTGCTGTGCCGGAGCGATCTTGATGACCGAACGGTTAAGCGGACCGTCGAACTGCTGGTGGGCCACGCCGAGGAACTGATTCCGCGTTCCAGCCTGGGGGTCCAGTTCCTGAGCCCCGAATCCTTGATCAACACCGCCGGTTTGCCCCTGCACCCCGGCGCCGCTGCCGCGTACCGGGAACTCCACGGGTAAGGAAACGCTCTTTCACTTGCTGCAGAAAATACGGGAACGCTCTCTCACTTTCTCCAAGAAAGTGAGCGAACGTCAGGGAAAAACCCGCATTAAGCCTGTATGCCCCTTGCGGGGCGCCCGTTCCGGGCTGAAAATGTGCCTGTGGTCGCCTGCCGACGCCGTAGTCACTATGGTTCTTTCAGTCCGTCATTAAGCCGGGCGCCGGGGATCACGCCGTGGGCCCTTCACTGTTTCCTTTTACCGAGAACGAGGACTAGATTCCGATTTTTCCCGGTGATCCCCGCGGGCGGCCGCTTCGATAATCAGAAGTTCCGCTCTGTGAGGAGATGAGCAGTAGCCATGCTGGCTGAAACCCAGGATGAGGATCAGATCATTGCCAGAGTCGCCGCGATCGACATTGGCAAGGCCGAACTCGTGTGTTGTGTCCGGGTCCCCGCGGAAGGGGACCGGAGGAAACGGTTGCAGGAGGTGTCCACGCACTCCACGATGACGCGGTCGTTGATGGAGCTGGCCAACCATCTCGTGGACCTCCGGATCGAGCGGGTCGTGATGGAGGCGACTTCGGACTATTGGAAGCCGGTGTTTTACCTCCTGGAGGCGCACGGGCTCGAGCCGTGGCTGGTCAACGCCCGCGACGTGAAGCATCTGCCGGGCCGGCCGAAGACGGACGTGCTCGATTCCGTGTGGCTGTGCAAGGTCGCCGAGCGGCAGATGCTGCGG
It encodes:
- a CDS encoding sensor histidine kinase, with translation MKLRVLGILSVLAVLIVIITSNAILTSASRELTQELQINRAASLNRLAQVAFDAASVGETAQLQTEMDRYSELYGEGVLIRLQQGTLRSGGLSEDRPDVRDAVARANLNLSDTTLSPLQPFGPSSEVISRSFGSASQVLGEAVLEVNLDAARQKLRGRWLIVALAGAALAAVLLLGAARVTEWVLRPVHRLNAAVTELEATGRTGQLPEAGPPELRELSRSFTTMAQTVSHSLDSQRQLIADTSHELRNPVGALRLRIDLLQLELKTAREHDAAAGVLAELERVEEILDGVLRLAAAEHRASEDSARGPLRTPSRDVQAPLDPYPVLQEETERAGPAAQRGGASILLADPPAPAVHIACSAAELAQMVGELLNNAIKYAPDAHISVAARERQGTVSIEVSDDGPGLSADERTAATSRFWRSPAHRKIPGTGLGMTIVDKLAAANGGQLVLAEASPHGLIARIEFPRAADVPGLFAGPEQAGPEQAGPEQAAPRG
- a CDS encoding TAXI family TRAP transporter solute-binding subunit; amino-acid sequence: MPPRPEVLPCPPRRTVLKAGVAAGLSGLLLPALSACTPTDRPGTVTVAGGEPGGFYLEFAELLAASLQRHGVAGQATALTTGGSLDNLEHLLTGKATFAVALADSAAQSTAAGEPPAVGLSAVGKVYENYVHCVIRHNSEIRDISGLAGRTVAVGEPGSGTSLTTPRLLEAAGLSSTAGTAGGVTVLSLGLNEGLAALRDGTVDALFWSGGVPTAAIAAANDDVGLGFLDLSPLLPALRAKYGVFYDRVLIPAGAYAGIPSVWTVGVANLLLCRSDLDDRTVKRTVELLVGHAEELIPRSSLGVQFLSPESLINTAGLPLHPGAAAAYRELHG